The region TAAAGAAAGTACTATTTCTACTTCTTTTTCACCAAGAATCTTCTTAAGTTCTTGTTTATTTACATTTGTTATTTTTCCTAGTTTTGTTAAACTCCAAGAATTATTATCATAATAAATAACAAAATATTTACCTTGATATAAAATAACATCACCAGAAACTGTGTCTATTGGTTTGTCATTAGTTACAAGTGAATATCCCAAAGAACCCACTTTTTCCATATTGGCATAGTCTTTCATATGTATTGAAGTAT is a window of Halarcobacter sp. DNA encoding:
- a CDS encoding cyclophilin-like fold protein, encoding MKSLSEYRFKKILKIVLLFYSFSLWGADLMNNRVIYIKVNGYFLEVQLENNSSADALIDKLQSEDTSIHMKDYANMEKVGSLGYSLVTNDKPIDTVSGDVILYQGKYFVIYYDNNSWSLTKLGKITNVNKQELKKILGEKEVEIVLSLKKD